The Deinococcus sonorensis KR-87 genome includes a window with the following:
- a CDS encoding CarD family transcriptional regulator encodes MKNSAFNIGDRVVVPPYGIGVIGETCVRPVGGEQLQYYSIEFPHTSSRAFVPVDAPASSGMRAALTEDEMPTLLHHLQEGEVVLPRQWAARHRRVTEILVSGDPYELATLTCELRRWNIRRGLPDLDRQAFRRAIKLLEQEVRGLDDVSAVHVRDLLDHAWNETPQ; translated from the coding sequence GTGAAGAACAGTGCGTTCAATATTGGTGACCGGGTGGTGGTGCCTCCTTACGGCATCGGCGTGATCGGAGAGACGTGTGTGCGGCCGGTGGGCGGCGAGCAGCTGCAGTACTACAGCATCGAGTTCCCCCATACCTCCTCGCGGGCCTTCGTGCCGGTGGACGCCCCCGCCAGCAGCGGCATGCGCGCCGCCCTGACCGAGGACGAGATGCCCACCCTGCTGCACCACCTGCAGGAGGGTGAAGTGGTGCTGCCGCGCCAATGGGCGGCCCGGCACCGCCGCGTCACCGAGATCCTGGTGTCGGGCGACCCCTACGAGCTGGCCACCCTGACCTGTGAGCTGCGGCGCTGGAACATCCGCCGCGGGCTGCCGGACCTGGACCGTCAGGCGTTCCGCCGCGCCATCAAGCTGCTGGAGCAGGAGGTGCGTGGCCTGGACGACGTGAGCGCCGTTCACGTCCGTGACCTGCTGGACCACGCCTGGAACGAAACCCCCCAGTAA
- the glmM gene encoding phosphoglucosamine mutase: MTTVQVAQRRYFGTDGVRGVAGEAPLTADWVLRLGMAAAVVLQAAGGGRATVVIGKDTRQSGDMLEAALAAGLTSRGVNVIHLGVLPTPGVSFLTRYLKAEAGVVISASHNPYQDNGIKFFGKSGEKLSDELELQIEAALDSLDALPPVNGVELGSVTDYTEAERLYADFLKTQAPDLSGLRVAMDCANGAAYRVGPRVFQAAGADLFAIYTTPDGRNINRDCGSTHMDNLARIVREGGYDLGVAFDGDADRALFVDSRGNVVHGDHLLLLNARARGERGVVATVMSNMALEVKLQEAGIPLIRAAVGDRYVHEQLQAGSLHLGGEQSGHVLFLDRSPTGDGILTALLSLAALSQLGTTLDELHDELVMFPQTLVNVRVQDKAAAVQRPQVQAAVQAAEQRLSGRGRVNLRPSGTEQLVRVMVEGPDEAEIQEIAQGIAGLVAQA; encoded by the coding sequence ATGACCACAGTTCAAGTTGCGCAGCGCAGGTATTTTGGCACCGATGGAGTGCGGGGGGTGGCGGGAGAAGCGCCGTTGACGGCCGACTGGGTGCTGCGGCTGGGGATGGCCGCCGCCGTGGTGCTGCAGGCGGCAGGCGGCGGGCGCGCCACCGTCGTGATCGGCAAGGACACCCGCCAGAGCGGTGACATGCTGGAAGCGGCGCTGGCCGCTGGCCTGACCTCGCGCGGCGTGAACGTGATTCACCTGGGCGTGCTGCCCACGCCGGGCGTCAGCTTCCTGACCCGCTACCTGAAGGCGGAGGCGGGCGTGGTGATCAGCGCGTCGCACAATCCCTACCAGGACAACGGCATCAAGTTCTTCGGGAAGAGCGGCGAGAAGCTGAGTGATGAGCTGGAGCTGCAGATCGAGGCCGCGCTCGACAGCTTGGACGCGCTGCCGCCAGTGAACGGGGTGGAGCTGGGCAGCGTCACCGACTACACCGAGGCCGAGCGGCTCTACGCCGACTTTCTGAAAACCCAGGCCCCGGACCTGAGCGGCCTGCGGGTGGCCATGGACTGCGCCAACGGCGCCGCCTACCGGGTGGGCCCCCGGGTGTTCCAGGCGGCGGGCGCCGACCTGTTTGCCATCTACACCACCCCGGACGGCCGCAACATCAACCGCGACTGCGGCAGCACCCACATGGACAATCTGGCACGCATCGTGCGCGAGGGCGGCTATGACCTGGGCGTGGCCTTCGATGGCGACGCCGACCGGGCGCTGTTCGTGGATTCGCGCGGCAACGTGGTGCACGGCGACCACCTGCTGCTGCTGAACGCGCGGGCGCGCGGCGAGCGCGGCGTGGTGGCCACCGTGATGAGCAACATGGCGCTGGAAGTCAAGCTGCAGGAGGCGGGCATTCCGCTGATCCGGGCGGCGGTGGGCGACCGCTACGTGCACGAGCAGCTGCAGGCGGGCAGCCTGCACCTGGGCGGCGAGCAGAGCGGCCACGTGTTGTTCCTGGACCGCTCGCCCACCGGCGACGGCATCCTGACGGCGCTGCTGAGCCTGGCCGCGCTCTCGCAGCTGGGCACCACCCTGGACGAGCTCCACGACGAGCTGGTGATGTTCCCGCAGACGCTGGTGAACGTGCGGGTGCAGGACAAGGCGGCGGCGGTCCAGCGTCCGCAGGTGCAGGCGGCGGTGCAGGCGGCCGAGCAGCGCCTGAGTGGCCGGGGCCGCGTCAACCTGCGGCCCAGCGGCACCGAGCAGCTGGTGCGGGTGATGGTGGAAGGCCCCGACGAGGCCGAGATCCAGGAGATCGCCCAGGGCATCGCCGGGCTGGTGGCGCAGGCCTGA
- a CDS encoding acyl-CoA thioesterase: MGVVHHATYPIWFELGRSDLMRALGLPYSEVERRGYYLMLSGLNVRYHRAVRYDEEVTLHTRTAEVRSRTVNFSYELRRGEELLATGETHHIATDRQYRPARMPDDVLALLRGEG, translated from the coding sequence ATGGGCGTGGTGCATCACGCCACCTACCCGATCTGGTTCGAGCTGGGCCGCAGCGACCTGATGCGCGCGCTGGGGCTGCCGTACAGCGAGGTGGAACGGCGCGGCTACTACCTGATGCTCTCCGGGCTGAACGTGCGCTACCACCGGGCGGTGCGCTACGACGAGGAGGTCACGCTGCACACCCGCACCGCCGAGGTCCGGTCCCGCACCGTGAACTTCAGCTATGAGCTGCGGCGCGGCGAGGAACTGCTGGCCACCGGCGAGACGCATCACATCGCCACCGACCGGCAGTACCGCCCCGCCCGGATGCCGGACGACGTGCTGGCCCTGCTGCGCGGCGAGGGCTGA
- a CDS encoding ribosome-binding factor A → MKPRQVEAALSRLLSGAIHDLRDPRVPLIVTIERVTVTSDYGLARVYVSSIGDVDALVEALNHARGRLQREAASQLKLRRTPQLEFFGTQAMPFLAPESDA, encoded by the coding sequence ATGAAACCCCGTCAGGTGGAGGCCGCCCTGTCCCGGCTGCTGTCCGGGGCCATCCACGACCTGCGCGACCCGCGCGTGCCGCTGATCGTGACCATCGAGCGGGTGACCGTCACGTCGGACTATGGGCTGGCGCGGGTGTATGTCTCGAGCATTGGGGACGTGGACGCGCTGGTCGAGGCGCTCAACCATGCCCGTGGCCGGCTGCAGCGCGAGGCCGCCAGCCAGCTGAAGCTGCGTCGCACGCCGCAGCTGGAGTTCTTCGGGACCCAGGCGATGCCGTTTCTGGCCCCGGAGTCGGACGCGTGA